One window of the Propionispora vibrioides genome contains the following:
- a CDS encoding aspartate ammonia-lyase, translated as MRWEKDLLGSKEIADEAYYGIHTLRALENFPISGYKVHPKLLEALVVIKKAAAEVNGELGHIPQEVAQAIAVAAEEVLAGGLREAFVVDALQGGAGTSTNMNVNEVLANRAIELLGGKKGDYERVHPLNHVNKQQSTNDVYPTALRMAAVWLLKPLSEACARLQQIFQDKEAEFASVIKVGRTELQDAVPIMLGQEFSAYAQAVARDRWRLYKVEERLRQVNLGGTAVGTGLAADWQYIYRVNDRVRQYAKFGMARAENMIDITQNADVFVEVSGLLKALAVNIGKIANDLRLLASGPRAGLAEICLPERQAGSSLMPGKVNPIIPEAVNQASFHVIASDTAITLAAQAGQLELNAFLPLIAHHLLSSIDILTQSVTIFGSLCVAGIRANQAVCRNNLENSLISVTALVPYLGYDTATAVVRQATASGRPVAAVVRDMQLLEPEEVDRILDPHNMTMPLQRR; from the coding sequence ATGCGCTGGGAAAAAGATCTGCTAGGCAGTAAAGAGATTGCTGATGAAGCATACTATGGCATACATACGTTGCGGGCATTGGAAAATTTTCCGATCAGCGGTTATAAGGTTCACCCTAAACTGCTGGAAGCACTGGTGGTAATCAAGAAGGCAGCAGCCGAAGTTAACGGGGAACTGGGTCATATCCCGCAAGAGGTTGCTCAGGCGATTGCCGTTGCCGCTGAAGAAGTGCTGGCCGGTGGTTTGCGGGAAGCCTTTGTTGTAGATGCGCTGCAAGGGGGCGCCGGGACATCAACTAATATGAACGTCAATGAGGTTCTGGCCAATCGGGCCATTGAACTGCTGGGTGGAAAAAAAGGCGACTATGAGCGGGTACATCCGTTAAATCATGTAAATAAGCAACAATCGACCAATGATGTTTATCCTACAGCGCTGCGAATGGCAGCGGTATGGTTGTTAAAGCCTTTAAGCGAGGCCTGTGCCCGGTTGCAGCAGATTTTTCAGGATAAGGAAGCAGAGTTCGCTTCGGTCATTAAAGTCGGCAGAACTGAGCTGCAGGATGCTGTACCCATTATGTTAGGCCAGGAATTCAGCGCCTATGCCCAAGCGGTAGCGAGGGATCGTTGGCGCTTATATAAAGTGGAAGAACGGCTAAGACAGGTGAATCTGGGCGGCACGGCGGTCGGAACCGGCCTGGCGGCTGATTGGCAGTATATTTACCGGGTGAATGACCGGGTTCGTCAGTATGCGAAATTTGGCATGGCCCGGGCGGAGAATATGATAGATATAACGCAAAATGCCGACGTGTTTGTCGAAGTATCCGGACTTTTGAAGGCTTTAGCGGTTAATATCGGTAAAATCGCCAATGATTTACGATTGCTTGCCTCTGGCCCCAGAGCCGGTTTGGCCGAAATTTGTCTGCCCGAACGTCAGGCCGGTTCCTCCCTCATGCCGGGGAAAGTCAATCCGATCATCCCGGAGGCTGTCAATCAGGCATCTTTTCATGTGATTGCTTCCGATACGGCGATTACGCTGGCAGCTCAGGCCGGACAACTGGAACTGAATGCTTTTTTGCCGTTGATTGCCCATCATTTATTGTCAAGTATTGATATTCTGACCCAAAGTGTCACAATTTTTGGTTCGCTTTGTGTGGCCGGTATTAGGGCAAACCAGGCTGTTTGCCGCAATAATTTGGAAAACAGCCTGATTAGTGTCACGGCGCTGGTGCCTTATCTTGGTTATGACACGGCA